The Pseudomonadota bacterium genome includes the window CAAACGACCCAGAGGACTTGAAGAGATTGCCAATGTGCGTTTTCTTGAGCGTGCCAGTCAATTTGCTTTCGTAGACAGCACGAGGGGCGGCGTTTCGCGTGACGTATTGGGTGACCATGCCTTGCTCAGTCAGCGCGACCAGTAGATTTATGCAGACGACGGATTTGCCAGTGCCCGGCCCGCCCTCCACAACCAGCACCTGTTTTCCTTTGGTTTGAGCCTTTTTTGCGAGGGCCAGTGCCTGTTCAAACACCAGCTTTTGCTCGTCGATCAGGCGGAATTCCTCATTTCCCTGGAGCATCGATGCCAGCCGTTCCGAAAGGCTTTTTGAAGGTCGGAGTCGCCCGTTTTCGATTTTGTAGAGAATGGATTTCCGATCACCCTTTCGAATGTGCCGACTCAGGAAATCCTGCAGTTCCTGCGTGTCATCACGAACGAATACCGGTGCTTTTCCGATGTGGTCTGCGTATTGCCTGGATTTAATCGGTTGGGCATCCGCCATATTGTGCGGATATGCACAGGGTCTCAGTCTGATCTG containing:
- a CDS encoding DNA/RNA helicase domain-containing protein, with the translated sequence MNLYSLTRVKMGGLHILSGYDGAGNDTAVIVELKQWSEARQTERDAIVETFLGGRKREVLHPSYQAWTYAALIQDFNEAAHDGQIRLRPCAYPHNMADAQPIKSRQYADHIGKAPVFVRDDTQELQDFLSRHIRKGDRKSILYKIENGRLRPSKSLSERLASMLQGNEEFRLIDEQKLVFEQALALAKKAQTKGKQVLVVEGGPGTGKSVVCINLLVALTEQGMVTQYVTRNAAPRAVYESKLTGTLKKTHIGNLFKSSGSFVSAPQTKLTC